The DNA region CGTCTTTGGCACCATTGACGTCATGATGCCGGGATTTGCCTATCGGCAGGATGTCGATATCGATATGGACGGTATCAAAGGTCGGTTCGCTCTTTACGAGGGTGACCTCGGGGAGCGTCACCGAAAACGTAAGGGTCAGATGATCTATGGTAAGATCTACCAGCGGATCGAGGCCTGAAAATTTTCAATTTTTTTTACCGGACGAGCAGCCCCGAAACCCCTATGAAAAGACCTTGTTGCCAATTTGGGCTAGAGATATGTCCCATAATTGTTGGCCGCTGAAGGAGTCTATTTTTGTTGTATGTACACCATGCCGCCGATGGGAGGAAACCCGTTGCAGCATGTGTTTGTAAAAATATTACAGTGTGTTACTATATCATTAGATAGTTATTACTCGCGCGCAGGCTGGATCCGCAAGACATACCGGGCAATCCGGATTTTTCCAGCAGTTCATTAAGATCAAGATTGATTTTATATGGTCAATAGCGAACAAAATAGCAACACTTATATCATCGGAGAAGGTTATTATCATTTGTCCCATGAGGACGTGCAGTAGTCACCGGCAGCGACAGTCAGCGATGCAATTAGGGTTCAAGGTACATTCCTGGATTGTATACACTTAAAGAAGGTAATGGAGGAAAATTATGGCAAAATACAAAGAAACGATTGACCTGTACGATGATACAGGCAAACTGTTGAAGAGCGGTGTGCCGCTGGAGAAGATCAGCCCTGTGATCAACCCGGCGACCAGGAAGATTATCGACCTCACCAAGAGGACGGTTGCGGTCAACCTTGGTGGTATCCAGGATGGCCTGAAGGCCGGAAAGGTAGCAAAAGGGCATGTTCTCGGGCGTGAGCTGGACCTCGATATCGTCGGCAACAAGGACGCTGTGGTCTCCAAGATCAAGGAGATGGTCCAGGTCGAGGAGGGTGACGACACCAACATCCGCGAGTTCAGCGGCGGCAAACTCATCCTTGTTGAGGTGCCCAAAGTTCGCCTGGAGGCTGCATCCACCTACGATGTGGCGATTACCACGGTCGCTGCCGCGACGACCTTTGCGATCGTCGACCAGTTCAATGTCGGCCCATTCGACGCAGCTATGGTCAAGGCGGCAGTCTGGGGTTCCTACCCGCACACGATGGACCTTTCCGGTGCCAACGTCACGTCCATTCTGTCGATCCCCCAGAACAACGAAGGTCTTGGCTACGCACTCCGCAACATCCCGGTCAACCATGTCGTCATGATGACCAACAAGAACGCGATGCAGGGTGCAGCCCTCTCGTCCACCTTCGAGCAGGCAGGAATGTTTGAGATGGGGAACGCCGTCGGTCCGTTTGAGCGTGCCCAGCTCCTCGCCTACGCCTACCAGGGCCTGAACGCGAACAACCTGGTCTACGACCTCGTAAAGGCAAACGGCGCAACCGGGACGATCGGAACTGTCGTCCAGAGCCTGGTCGAGCGCGCCATCGAGGATAAGGTTATCACCCCCGGCAAGAAGGGCGGCTACTTCCAGTTCTACGACACGAAGGATCCGATGCTCTGGAACGCCTACACCGCTGCAGGAACCATGGCAGCCACGATGGTCAACTGTGGTGCCGGACGGTTCGCACAGGCGGTCTCGTCGACGCTGCTGTACTTCAACGATCTGGTTGAGCACGAGACGGGTCTTCCCGGCTGTGACTACGGTCGTGTGATGGGTACCGCCGTCGGGTTCTCGTTCTTCAGCCACTCGATCTACGGTGGCGGAGGCCCGGGTGTCTTCAACGGCAACCACGTCGTGACCCGCCATGCCGCAGGTGTGGCTATCCCGTGCGTGGTCGCTGCGATGGCGCTCGATGCCGGAACCCAGATGTTCACGCCGGAGAGCACCTCGAAGATCTACGCTGACACCTACGGTAAGGTCGACGTCTTCAACAAGCCGATCCAGCAGATCGCACAGGGTGTGTAAATAATTCAAGGATGCTGATGACCGAAGCCATATACCCTCAGGTTCGAATCGTGTCTGCACGATTCCTCAGACCCGAAACAGCGGAAAAACTCCTGAACAGGCTTGTTCAGGTCGGCGGGATCCGCAGGATGTCCATAAATGGACCCAGCCTTCCCGCCACCGTTCCCTACGGCCCGGCACGGGGGCAGCCCAACCCCCACCCTGACCGTAAGGTTATCCGCGTCGGCGACCAGGATGTGCAGCTTGAGGTGCAGGTTGGAACAATCATCCTGGAGCTCGAGAACGAGTCGTACATCCCGGCTATCGGGGAAGCAGTCGACGAGGTCTTCGAAGATAAGGACTTCTCCTGCACAGTCCAGCAGGGGCGGTTTATGAAGACCCGGGCGACGGTGTCTGACTACGCAAAGTATGGACCTGATGCTGACACAGCGGTCCTTGGACTGGTCGATCCGAGGAAAAAAGAAGGCCCCGTTATCATACAGGGGAACAAGTGAGAATGCCGATCGGAAGAGTGACCCAGGTTGTCGATTGCCGCGAGAGCATGGGGATGGGAAAAGGAGGCGGTCTTGCCCAGCGCGGCACCATCTCCGAGACCAGGTCCCCTGACGTGATCGTGGTAGGCATGTCCCCGGGCCGCAGACACGTGACAAAACCGGTCTGCGACATAACCTCCGGTCTCCGGAGGGAGGGGGCAGAGTTCTCCGTGACCACGCTCGTCCTGAATGCAGGAAGCGGGGTTCCGCCGGACTCGCCAGTCGCGGGTCACGTTCTCGGAGCTTACTTCGGGCTTACTCCGAAAGAGATCGCCCAGATAGAGCAGCACAAGGTCGCCATCCTGCACCACGGGAATGTCCGCTCCCATGTGGTGCAGAAGGTGCGGTTTATCCTTGAGCACGCGAACATCCGGGCAATAGTGGTCTCCCAGGCCCCGATAGACTTCGAGGATCTTGCAAAAGAGGGGGTCAGGACAGCGGTGGTTATGCCGCCGCCTGACCGCGTAAGGACGAAAGGCATCGTTATGGATATCGTCAGCGGCGTGACACGGGGTCAGACACCTGAGAGGGAAAAGCTGGCAGAGGTCATCCGTGCAGTTATGAAAGTGCTAAAAAGCCAAAGATGAGGTGAATGAAACAATGGCATACAAGCCCCAATATGGACCGGGTACATCCAAGGTCGCCGCAAACCGGCGCAAGCAGATGGACCCAACCCAGAAACTTGAAAAGATGCGTGATGTAACTGATGAGGACATTGTGCTGCTTCTTGGCCACAGGGCGCCGGGAGCCGCCTATCCGACGTCCCACCCGCCGCTCGCCGAGCAGCAGGAGCCTGACTGCCCCATCAGGAAGATTGTAACACCGACAGACGGTGCAAAGGCCGGTGACCGCGTCCGCTACATCCAGTTCACGGACTCGATGTTCTTCGCGCCCTGCCACCCCTACCAGAGGACATACACCGAGTGCTACCGCTTCCGCGGTATCGACCCGGGTACACTCTCCGGCCGCCAGATCGTCGAGTGTCGTGAGCGTGACCTGGAGAAGTACGCAAAAGAACTTGTCGAGACCGAACTGCTCGACCCGGCCCGCACAGGCATCCGTGGTGCGACGGTGCACGGCCACTCGCTCCGCCTTGCCGAGAACGGCATGATGTTTGATATGCTCCAGAGGAGCGTGCTCGGCGAGGACGGGATCGTCCGCTACGTCAAGAACCAGATCGGCGAGCCGCTCGACCGGCCGGTTGTTCTCGGCAAGCCGATGGACGAGAACTGGCTCAAGGAGCACACGACGATCTTCCACTCGCTTGGTGGCACGCCGTTCCGTAACGACACCGAGTACATCGAGTACGTCCAGCGCATCCACTCGCTGCGGACGAAATACGGCTTCATGCCGAAGGAGGCGTGATTACAATGGCAAAGATTGAGAGGACCCAGAAGCTGTTCCTGAAATCCCTCAAGGAGAAGTTCCAGGGACAGGATGTCCAGTCTAACACGACGGAGTACTACAAGTTCGGCGGGATCAGACAGTCCGCACGGAAGATGGAGTTCGTAAAGGCGAGCCGTGCCGTCGAGATGGAGCGCGGTATCTCCATGTACGACCCCGTGCGCTGCCACCTTGGCGGTATCCCGCTCGGCCAGCGCCAGCTGATGACCTACGAGGTCTCCGGCACCGGCGTCTTCGTGGAGGGCGACGACCTTCACTTCGTCAACAACGCTGCGATGCAGCAGTTCTGGGACGATATCAGGAGAACCGTCATCGTCAACATGGACCTCGCCCACCAGACGCTGCAGAAGCGTCTCGGAAAGGAGGTCACCCCGGAGACCATCAACGAGTATCTCCACGTGCTGAACCACGCGATGCCCGGTGCGGCCGTCGTCCAGGAGCACATGGTCGAGACCCACCCCGGCCTTGTCGACGACTGTTACGTCAAGGTCTTTTCCGGCGACCAGGAGCTCGTAGACGACCTGGAGCCCCAGTTCGTCATCGACGTCGAGAAACTCTTCCCGGCCAAGCAGGCAGAGGCCCTCTCCGCCGCAGTAGGGAAGTCTCTCTGGCAGGCGATCCACATCCCGACGACGGTTGTCCGGACGTGCGATGGCGGAACGACCTCTCGCTGGTCTGCGATGCAGCTCGGTATGTCCTTCATCGGGGCTTACCGGATGTGCGCCGGTGAAGCGGCTGTTGCCGACCTGGCTTTCGCTGCAAAGCACGCGGGTGTCATCCAGATGGCGTCCCACCTGCCCGCCCGGCGTGCCCGCGGCCCGAACGAGCCCGGTGGTCTGGCATTCGGTCTCTTCAGCGACATCATCCAGGCGAACCGGAAGTACCCCAACGACCCCGCGAAGGCCTCGCTCGAGGTTGTCGGCGCCGGAACCATGCTCTACGACCAGATCTGGCTTGGATCATACATGTCCGGCGGTGTCGGGTTCACCCAGTACGCGACCGCGGCATACACCGACAACATCCTGGATGAGTTCACATACTACGGTATGGACTACATCAAGGACAAGTACAAGGTCGACTGGAAGAACCCGAGCCCGGACGACAGAGTCAAGCCGACCCAGGAGGTCGTCAACGACATCACAACCGAGGTCGCCCTCAACGCCATGGAGCAGTACGAGCAGTACCCGACCATGATGGAGGACCACTTCGGCGGGTCACAGCGTGCCGGTGTCATCGCCGCTGCCTGCGGTCTCTCGACCTCGATTGCGACCGGGAACTCCAACGCCGGCCTGAACGGCTGGTACCTCTCCATGCTCCTCCACAAGGACGGCTGGTCACGTCTCGGGTTCTTCGGCTACGACCTCCAGGACCAGTGCGGTTCCGCGAACTCACTCTCCATCCGTGGAGACGAGGGCGCGATCGGCGAGGTTCGCGGCCCGAACTACCCGAACTACGCGATGAACGTCGGCCACCAGGGTGAGTACGCTGCAATCGTCGGCGGTGCCCACTACGGCCGCGGCGACGCCTGGTGCTTCGACCCGCGGGTGAAGATCTGCTTCGCCGACCCGGCGCTGAAGTTCGACTTTGCCGAACCACGCCGCGAGTTCGCGAAGGGTGCAATCCGCGAGTTCATGCCTGCCGGCGAGCGTTCGCTCATCATACCGGCCCGGTAAATCTAAATCAACTTTTTTTTCTTTAGAGTAATTGCTCTGGGGTAATCAGAACGATCCGGGCGAGTTTTTGCGTTTTGTCGCGATATTGGCGAAACTTTTCGAAACCTTTAATTAAATCATAAACAACTGTTAAATGAACCAAAAAGGTTTTGAACTTATGCTTCGGTGCATGGGCACCGGAGGAGGATGCTAAATGGAAGAGATCGTATTTGGCATCGGCATTACCGCATTGGCAGGCGCTCTTGCAACCATAGCCGGCGCTGCGGAAGACACTGAATCTGATATAGGATCACAGGGTGACCCGAACTCGCAGGTTCAGCTGGCTCCGCAGATGGGATACGTTCACCGCATATTTAACAAGGCAATTGCCGGTGAACCTCCCGCGTACGGCCTCTGGGTTGCTCTGGGTGCAGGCCTTGCCTGGGCATTCATGGCGATGCAGATAAACCCGATACTTGCAATCGTGCTCGGGAGCGCTCTCGCGGTCTTCGTGCAGGGTGTCTATGCGACAACCGCATACCTGGGGCGTACTGCAAGTCTCTCCAAGTTTGAACAGCCGGTCTACGTCGATATCCTGAAATCGATGACGACCGTGACCATGGCGCACGCGTTTGTAGCGATCTTTGCTACAGTCACGGTGTGTCACCTGATGAACAGCGCGCTCGGTCACCCCTTCCCGCTCCCGCTGCTGGGTCTTGTATGGGGTATCGCGCTTGGCGCGGCCGGATCTGCGACGGGTAACCCGTTCTATGGAAAGGAGCGGCAGTACCAGAATCAGGCTTTCGGTGCTGGTGTTCCGATTGCCGCGTCCGGCAACATTGTCCGCTACGCCGAGGCCGGTCAGCGGAACTCGATTGACAACGGTTTCTTCAGCGCCAAACTCGGTGGTCCGGCATCGGGCATCTGTTTTGGGCTGATCGTCTTCTTCGAACTCTGGCGCACTGTGGTATTTGAACCAGTCGCTGCCGGATGGGGTGCGATACTGGTCGGCGTTGTTGTGATTCTCATCTTTGCCATAATCGACCGCTACATCGAGGTCTGGGCAAGAAAGACCTTCGGTCCATACGTGGCGCCTGAGGAGGCATCGTCATGACCGCTCTCGGTGCACCTAAACAGACGGCGGGTGTTCAGCCGCCGACTGGTATGGGTATCGTTCTCAGTATAGTTCTCATCGTCATTGCGCTTGCACTTGCCTACCTCCTGCTGCAGATGGCCGGGCTGGTAGCTCTTATCGGCATCGTCATCGGCGGCGCCCTGGTCGCGTTCGGCGTCCACTTCGTCCCGGTCGGCGGCGCGCCTGCTGCAATGGGGCAATCACCCGGCATCACAACAGGTGTCGCGATGCTTGCTGCCGGTGCCGGTCTGGCCGGACTCTTTGCCGGTGCATGGGCTGCCCCGCTTGGACTTGCTATCGCTGTTGCCAGCGGTGCGATCGGTGGCGGGCTTCTGATGGCGATCACCTGTACGATGGTCAACATCATCTACGTCTTTGGCATGGGTATCCCGGCGGCTTCGGGTAAGGTCGCAAAGGATCCAATCACGGGCGACACCTTCCCCGAGTACAAGAGCCAGGGCACGGAGGGGCACGGCCTGCCGTTTGTCTCCTGGGTTGGCGGTGTCATCGGCGGTGCGCTTGGCGGTTTTGGTGGGACCCTCATCTATCTTGAGCTTCTGGGGGTTTACCAGGCTCAGCTGCCGGTACTTCTGGGCGCAACGGTCGAGCAGATCGCGCCTGTTGCGATCTCGCTTGCAGGCATCTTCGCTGTCGGCATGTTCCTGGTCAACGCTGTGCTTGCGGCATACAACATCACCGGTACCATTGAAGGGCCGCATGACCCCAAGTTCAAGCGGTTCCCGAGGGCGATCATCGCATCCGCCGTGGCATCCGCTGTTGCAGGCATCGTTGCACTCGGGCTGTTCCAACTACTGGGGGTATTCTAAATGACCGTAAAGGTTGAAGCAGGAGCAGGCGGCATCCCGCACAACAAGATCATGATCTACGGTCTTGTGGGTTCGCTCGTCTGTCTCTACCTGACGTACCTCAACACCTACTTGCAAGCGCCGTACCTCGCGTTTTTCGGCGGGCTTGCTGCTGTCGCTGCGCTCGTCTGGGGTGCTGACACGATCAAGCATCTCTGCAGTTATGGTCTGGGTACCGGTGTCCCGTCCGCGGGTATGATCGCGCTCGGCTCAGGTGTAATCGCCGCGCTATTCGGTGCGACGACCGGGCCACTGACGCCCATCGTTACGCTTATAGTCGCCGCGATCATCGGAGCGATCGCCGGATTGCTGGCCAATCATGTTGTCAGGATGGATATCCCGGCAATGGTATCTTCGCTGACAGAACTTGCGGTTATCGGCGCGATCACCGTGCTCGGTCTTGTGACGATGGCCTGTGGTACGTT from Methanoculleus receptaculi includes:
- the mcrB gene encoding coenzyme-B sulfoethylthiotransferase subunit beta, which produces MAKYKETIDLYDDTGKLLKSGVPLEKISPVINPATRKIIDLTKRTVAVNLGGIQDGLKAGKVAKGHVLGRELDLDIVGNKDAVVSKIKEMVQVEEGDDTNIREFSGGKLILVEVPKVRLEAASTYDVAITTVAAATTFAIVDQFNVGPFDAAMVKAAVWGSYPHTMDLSGANVTSILSIPQNNEGLGYALRNIPVNHVVMMTNKNAMQGAALSSTFEQAGMFEMGNAVGPFERAQLLAYAYQGLNANNLVYDLVKANGATGTIGTVVQSLVERAIEDKVITPGKKGGYFQFYDTKDPMLWNAYTAAGTMAATMVNCGAGRFAQAVSSTLLYFNDLVEHETGLPGCDYGRVMGTAVGFSFFSHSIYGGGGPGVFNGNHVVTRHAAGVAIPCVVAAMALDAGTQMFTPESTSKIYADTYGKVDVFNKPIQQIAQGV
- the mcrD gene encoding methyl-coenzyme M reductase operon protein D; amino-acid sequence: MTEAIYPQVRIVSARFLRPETAEKLLNRLVQVGGIRRMSINGPSLPATVPYGPARGQPNPHPDRKVIRVGDQDVQLEVQVGTIILELENESYIPAIGEAVDEVFEDKDFSCTVQQGRFMKTRATVSDYAKYGPDADTAVLGLVDPRKKEGPVIIQGNK
- the mcrC gene encoding methyl-coenzyme M reductase I operon protein C, which encodes MPIGRVTQVVDCRESMGMGKGGGLAQRGTISETRSPDVIVVGMSPGRRHVTKPVCDITSGLRREGAEFSVTTLVLNAGSGVPPDSPVAGHVLGAYFGLTPKEIAQIEQHKVAILHHGNVRSHVVQKVRFILEHANIRAIVVSQAPIDFEDLAKEGVRTAVVMPPPDRVRTKGIVMDIVSGVTRGQTPEREKLAEVIRAVMKVLKSQR
- the mcrG gene encoding coenzyme-B sulfoethylthiotransferase subunit gamma; the protein is MAYKPQYGPGTSKVAANRRKQMDPTQKLEKMRDVTDEDIVLLLGHRAPGAAYPTSHPPLAEQQEPDCPIRKIVTPTDGAKAGDRVRYIQFTDSMFFAPCHPYQRTYTECYRFRGIDPGTLSGRQIVECRERDLEKYAKELVETELLDPARTGIRGATVHGHSLRLAENGMMFDMLQRSVLGEDGIVRYVKNQIGEPLDRPVVLGKPMDENWLKEHTTIFHSLGGTPFRNDTEYIEYVQRIHSLRTKYGFMPKEA
- the mcrA gene encoding coenzyme-B sulfoethylthiotransferase subunit alpha, which produces MAKIERTQKLFLKSLKEKFQGQDVQSNTTEYYKFGGIRQSARKMEFVKASRAVEMERGISMYDPVRCHLGGIPLGQRQLMTYEVSGTGVFVEGDDLHFVNNAAMQQFWDDIRRTVIVNMDLAHQTLQKRLGKEVTPETINEYLHVLNHAMPGAAVVQEHMVETHPGLVDDCYVKVFSGDQELVDDLEPQFVIDVEKLFPAKQAEALSAAVGKSLWQAIHIPTTVVRTCDGGTTSRWSAMQLGMSFIGAYRMCAGEAAVADLAFAAKHAGVIQMASHLPARRARGPNEPGGLAFGLFSDIIQANRKYPNDPAKASLEVVGAGTMLYDQIWLGSYMSGGVGFTQYATAAYTDNILDEFTYYGMDYIKDKYKVDWKNPSPDDRVKPTQEVVNDITTEVALNAMEQYEQYPTMMEDHFGGSQRAGVIAAACGLSTSIATGNSNAGLNGWYLSMLLHKDGWSRLGFFGYDLQDQCGSANSLSIRGDEGAIGEVRGPNYPNYAMNVGHQGEYAAIVGGAHYGRGDAWCFDPRVKICFADPALKFDFAEPRREFAKGAIREFMPAGERSLIIPAR
- the mtrE gene encoding tetrahydromethanopterin S-methyltransferase subunit E encodes the protein MEEIVFGIGITALAGALATIAGAAEDTESDIGSQGDPNSQVQLAPQMGYVHRIFNKAIAGEPPAYGLWVALGAGLAWAFMAMQINPILAIVLGSALAVFVQGVYATTAYLGRTASLSKFEQPVYVDILKSMTTVTMAHAFVAIFATVTVCHLMNSALGHPFPLPLLGLVWGIALGAAGSATGNPFYGKERQYQNQAFGAGVPIAASGNIVRYAEAGQRNSIDNGFFSAKLGGPASGICFGLIVFFELWRTVVFEPVAAGWGAILVGVVVILIFAIIDRYIEVWARKTFGPYVAPEEASS
- the mtrD gene encoding tetrahydromethanopterin S-methyltransferase subunit D, which translates into the protein MTALGAPKQTAGVQPPTGMGIVLSIVLIVIALALAYLLLQMAGLVALIGIVIGGALVAFGVHFVPVGGAPAAMGQSPGITTGVAMLAAGAGLAGLFAGAWAAPLGLAIAVASGAIGGGLLMAITCTMVNIIYVFGMGIPAASGKVAKDPITGDTFPEYKSQGTEGHGLPFVSWVGGVIGGALGGFGGTLIYLELLGVYQAQLPVLLGATVEQIAPVAISLAGIFAVGMFLVNAVLAAYNITGTIEGPHDPKFKRFPRAIIASAVASAVAGIVALGLFQLLGVF
- the mtrC gene encoding tetrahydromethanopterin S-methyltransferase subunit MtrC, translating into MTVKVEAGAGGIPHNKIMIYGLVGSLVCLYLTYLNTYLQAPYLAFFGGLAAVAALVWGADTIKHLCSYGLGTGVPSAGMIALGSGVIAALFGATTGPLTPIVTLIVAAIIGAIAGLLANHVVRMDIPAMVSSLTELAVIGAITVLGLVTMACGTFEFLGMITGTITFLGFTMQTYEMSVIGGGVIAAIFMLGAIAIQHAFNACLGPGEKQDRTLMLAAECGFLSMITVAIISFAFIATYAALLALVISVIGWLYTYKQYIALSKRDAYAWLDAKPIIEPKGGA